Below is a window of uncultured Cohaesibacter sp. DNA.
GTCTCAACCAGCTGCAGCCCGATGTCATGCACCCGAATGGCTGCCCGATCCTTGCGGGCACCGTTGATGGCAATCTTGAACTTGCGCGGAAGGAACGAAAATTCCGGATGCAGACTGGACCATTGCCGGATGATCTCGGCATAGACGCGCGGATCGGCAATCTCGTCATGGGCGGCGCCAGCGAAATGATCCGTAGTCACATTCCGGATGCAGTTGCCCGAGGTCTGGATTGCATGCATATCCACTTCGGCCAGCTCGGCCAGAATATCCGGCGTGTCGGAAAGCGTCGGCCAGTTATACTGGACATTCTGGCGCGTGGTGAAATGGGCGTAGCCGCGATCATATTTTGTCGCAATATCGGCCAGCTTGTGCATCTGGTGGCTGTTCAGCGTGCCATAGGGAATGGCGGTGCGCAGCATATAGGCATGAAGCTGAAGATAGAGACCATTCATCAGCCGCAGCGGCTTGAATTCATCCTCGGTCAATTCGCCCGAGATCCGGCGACCAACCTGATTGCGGAACTGCTCGACCCGCTGGCGAACGAAAGCTGCGTCAAATTCATCATAGCGATACATGGTTGGCCTCCTTGCAAATCTGACTGGTCAGCTTGGCTTGCCGGTAAAGGATCGTTCGAGTTGGATACCTGCAAAGGGGTTGATGGTTGGACCGCCCACCCGGATCCGCTCGCGCAGGCGCAGTGGCTGCACGAGCCCTTCGTCATTGCAAGCGACGGGAATGACATCCAGATTGACGACCACGTCACCCAAACCCTCTGCGATCTCACGGGCACTCTGGTCGCTCTGGTAACGACGTGCCTGCTGGATGTCTTCCACCCACGCCAACGCCGGAGCCAGAAAGACAACCCCGCCATCCAGCAATCTGTTACCGGTAATCACAAACATCGCGCGCTCCAGCTTGAGACGCCCGCAGGAAGCTTTTCTCCTGCCGCGGCTCTTTGGTCCTGTATGATCTTGTCCAATTTGTAGAACCATCCAGACCGCGCGCCAATTGCCCCCCCTGAAAGTTCGCAAAAGCGATTTATGCGCGAAATCTTTCTTCGAAAAGCAAACCAATCCCGAGGCTGGCGAAATAAAATTATTTCAATTTGTGGCGCTTAAAGGAAACGGCTCCGCGACCGGAGCCGAAGCTCCAGATCGGCCTTAACTTCGATGTCTCAAGGGGATGTTCCGCATCCATCGAAAAGAGAAATTAATTTATTAAAACAGATACATAGAAATTTCAGACGGTTCGAAAAAATACGCTTGAAACGGGCAATTCAGCGCCCGTCCGGCAACAACATCCAGAGCCAGCGGCGAGGCGCACAGATTGTTTGATAGCAAATTTCGGGTATAATTCGGATGTGACGTCAAACGGAAAACCAGTCGAACCGGCGGTGCCCATTTGCCTGTTCCAGAGCCGGTAAGCGGCTGCACCAAGCGCCGATCACAACTCCAGTCCCCTGAACAGCGGAGATGCTGAATGATATCGCTGCGGCGTGAAATATATCTGCGAAATGAGCCGGAAGCGCGACAGCGCAAGGATCGTATCGCGGATCTGGCCACCTTGCCGGTCTTTTTCAATCTGGGGGGACGCAAGGTGGTGCTGGCTGGCGCAAGCGATGGCGCGGCATGGAAGGCCGAGCTGCTGGCTGCTGCCGGAGCGATCGTGCATGTCTATTCCAAAGATCCCGGAGAGGAACTGATGCAGCTTCTAAGTGAAGCACATTCCGAGGACCGTCACTATATCTGGCATCGTCAGGACTGGACGCCTGACTGCTTCAATGGAGCATTGCTGGCCATCGGTGACATCGAGGAGGGAGAAGAAGCTGAACGGTTCGTGGCATCAGCCAATGCCGCCGGTGCGGTGGCCAATATCATTGACAATCCTGATCACTGCCAGTTCCAGTTCGGTTCCATCGTCAACCGTTCCCCCGTAATCATCAGCATTTCGACAGGCGGAGCTGCGCCCATTCTCGGGCAGGCCATCCGTCGGCGCATCGAAAGCCTGATACCTCCGGTCATTTCGGATTGGGCAAAACTGGCCCAGCATTTGCGCGCCGATGTCTTGCAGCAATTCCGGGCGGGTGCCGAACGGCGACGCTTTTGGGAATCCTTTGTCAATCTGGCCTTTTCAGGCCCGAACACGCTTACAGCAAGTTCGATAGAAGACATCATCAACACATCCACCCTTGCCAACGCATCACAATCGGGCCGGGTGACATTCATTGACACCAGGCACGGAGAGAGTGACCTGCTCCCCATGCGCGCCATTCGCGCGTTGCATGCAGCCGACATCATTGTCTATGGCGATGAGACAAGTCCTGAAATTCTGGAATTGGCCCGCCGCGAAGCCCGCCGCCTGTCGATCAACGATGTAAAAACGCATCTGGGAGAGGCGAATGGTGACACAACAACGCTGCTGGAAAAGCTTGCCGCCACTGGCAAACATATCGTTCGTCTGGTATCATCTGTTGATCATGCCGGCATCAGCCTTAAAGACGAGCAAAAAGCCCTTGCGAGCCAAAATATCCAAACAACCCTCATTCCCTCGATTGAAAAACCGACAGACAGAGCCTTTGGCGGCACCTTGTCGGGAGAAACGTAAATGAGTATTGAACTAGAAAAGCACAATCTAGTGAAGCTTCTTTTCTTACTATTTTGTGTTGGTCAATCTTTTCTTTGGGCCTATATCGGCTTTTCCGCGATGTACTCAGATCATTTTATCATTTCCGTTCTATCTCCGATCGTATTCATCGTGCTGCCAAACTCAGCTTCTTGGTTGTTGAGAATTAAAATTGACGATTTAGATATAAGATTAATTTCTTTAAAAATGAAATTCATATCAATGTTGATGACGTCATTTTGTTTTATATCGATTATTTACTTAAGACATTATTCCAACTATCAAGAATTATAAATTTTTATTTTCATCTTTATAATATCTATAACATCTTCAATATGTAGGGTGAATTCACCATCACCGACTGCGACAATTAATAGATCTATTTTTGCATTTTTAATATTGTTAATAACTGTAATTTCATCTTCACAATTCTTTTTAGAAGAAAATTTACGCGAATTAAACTTATTTGAAAAATTTTCATATAAAGATATGTTTAAAGCACCTGAGCTTTTCTTTTGTTTCGGAGGATATTTTTCTTCAATTTTACTTTGTAATATTGTTGAAAAAATTGTTATCAGCCAACATATGCAATATGCAGATTTGAGTGATCATTCAAAATTCCTAAACTGAAAGATTTTAAAGTGACTAACTTAGATAATACTTACATTTCAGGTTCCACGGCTCTCTTGCAAAAAAATTAGTGCATCTGCTTCAGACTGACCCTTTCAGCGTGAGCGGGAAGGATCCCTGTAGGGAAAGAAACTGCGCAAGCTCTTCAGGAAAGAGGACCGAACCGGGCGCACGCGAGATTGCCATTTCCGAGCCGGAATGGCTTTTGCCAATGGTGTTGCCCTCAAAGCCGGACCGACACGCATTAATCTGCCGAGGGCAAGGCTCTGTGAATGAGGATCTTGGCCGCTCGTCCCGCTTCTTCAATGTAGGTCGGATCATGATGCACCAGCATGACGGAGAAGGCTCCATCCAGAAGCAGAATGATTTGCCTTGCAGTTGCATCTGGCTGTTGGATATCGGCCTGTGAAAGGCGCTTTGCCAGCCAGAATTCAAATGTCTTCTTGTGTGCAGCACCCACCTTCATTGCAGGATGACCGGGCATGTTTGCAAGCTCCGCTGCCGTGCGCAGAAAACCGCACCCTTTCCATTTGGGATGGCGCGACGCCTTTGCCAACGCAACAAAAATCGCCTCGACCTGATCTCCCACATCACCTTCTGCTGCCTTAAACCATGCTTCAAAGAGCGCAAGATTGGGTTGATCTCGTGCTGTAAGATAAGCGGTGATCAGATCATCCTTGCTCTTGAAATGGTAATAGAGCGTCTTCTTGGTGACAGCGGCTTTCTCAGCCACCGCATCGACGCTCACCGCCCGAATCCCCTCCTGATAGAATAACCGGTTGGCAGCATCGATAATCCGCTCTCTGGCAGGTTTTGCAGGTGAAGACATGCGCTCGCCCCCATCTGGGATATGTATGTATACTGACTAGTGAGTTTGCTTATAAAATGCTGCTTGCTACCTTGCCTGTCAACCAGAAAGGAGCACCAACATGGAATGCAACAACACAGTCATATATGAGCAGCGGGACCGGATTGCGATCCTGACACTCAATCGTCCCGAGAAGCTGAATGCCATCAATTATGCGATGAATGATTGCTTACTGATGCTTCTGGAAAAGATAGAAGCCGATGCTTCCCTAGGAGCGGTAATCCTGACAGGAGCCGGAGAACGGGCCTTCTCCGCTGGTGGCGACATTCATGAATTCACCCGAAGCATCCGCCGCGGTGCGGATGAGGCAGTAAGAGACTTCTGCCGCCACGGTCAAGCCATGACGGCCCGTCTGGAAGCCTTCCCCAAGCCGATCATCGCTGCCGTCAATGGCATCGCCTATGGCGGGGGCTGCGAGATCACGGAAGCGGCACATCTGGCTGTCGCGTCGGAAAGGGCGATCTTTGCCAAGCCGGAAATCAATATCGGCATTCCGCCCACATTTGGCGGCACGCAGCGCCTGCCGCGCCTTGCCGGGCGCAAGCGCGCCCTCGAACTGCTGTTGACCGGTGACAGTTTCAGTCCCGGCCGCGCCAAAGAACTGGGACTGGTGAATAGCGTCGTGCCCCATGGCGACCTTCTGCCAGCAGCGATGGATCTGGCCAATCGGATCCTGCGCCATTCGCCGCTCGCCGCATCCCGTATTCTCTCTGCGGTCACCCGGGGGATCAACCTGCCCATCGATGAAGGTCTGCTGGTCGAGCGCGAACAATTCGCTCGCATGTGCGCCACAAAGGATGTGCTCGAAGGGCTCGATGCCTGGATTGAACGGCGACCTCCTCACTATGGTGGGCAGTGAACCAGTAGCCCAATTCCCAAAAGCCCAGTGATCCTTGCTTCCAACAAAGTAACGTGGCCTAAAGAAGCCTAGACGCGAGCATTTGCTTCAAATGACGGCGAGGATAACTGAGCTGCACCACTAAAGCCTTCAGAAAAGCGGCACTACGGACGAAGGGGGCATTGGGCGATGAAAGACTTGTGTGGGAGGAATACAAGTCTGGTACGAAGCGGGAATATCCAGCAGGTGCGACCCAGATGTCTCCAGCGAAAGCAGACCTTGAGTAGACTTATTGGCGCATAGTGATAGGAAGCCCCTATTTGGACCGAATTGCCTCATTTGAATAGTTCGGAATAACTGCTAATTATAGCTGGCTTTTGTTCTATCTTGATTATGGTTTCGGGCGTACCAAAAGGGAAAATCAAGTCATGTGCAGGTTTAGAAGTTGTCTTCTTAGACCCATCGTTTCTATTCCGCTTTTTAGTCTCCTTTTTTTGTATCTGCTCAGTGTTGCCTGGCCGTACATTTATACAGAGTCTGTACAAGATACTTGCAGCTTTGGAACGGTGAGTAACGAGAAATATCGCGAATATTTATCAGAAATGAAACGGAGGGCTTTATGGGAATGGCCTCCATTGTCTGAAGAAGTTGATGGTTACACTGGGTATCATGCTCGTAAAGGTTCTTTGATTTATCGGCTTAATGATGCCAGCCAGGAAGCCAAAGGTTTCTATGATCAGCTCGCAATTGCCCACGCAGTCATGCGGGCATCAGGCATGCGATTAAGAGAAAAAAAGCCTCATTTAAACATTAAATATTCAAGAGAATGGATGCTTAAGCCTTCTTATAATGATAGCTATACCTTCAACAAATTAAGTTATATTTATGCATTCACGACATTAGGCGCTTCTTTATTCCCACTACGTATGTTTAGATTTGACAAGAGGGCTGGACTATATTTTCTTGGACCAGAAGCTCGTAAGGAAACTGGCCTTGACAAGACAGCCAATGGTTTAATTGAAGTAGGGGTAGGGGGGATCGATCTATTTAAATCGGGCCCGCCTTCTGGTGAATCATATTTCCCCTTGCTTCCAAAATTTACCGACTATGAAAACACTTATCAGACCTGCCCAACTGTTCCCAGCGAGGCTTGGGTGAAGGCTTATGAAAACGCCCTCAAATCCCCTCCCGACAAGGATATATCACGATGAGCATTTCCTACGAGGGGCATAGGAAGGCCGCGTTCAAGGGTGAGAGCCTTAATGCGCGCGCGCACCAAGCCCCACTCTTGAGCGATTTTCGGATACAGACCTCTCAATGCGCCATGAAAACCGGCACGCCGACGGTCTTGATGATTTCTGTCGTCACGCCACCAAACAGGTCATGGGCGAATTTGCTGTGCTCGAATGCACCCATGACGATCAGCTTTGCCCCGATCTCGTCTGCGGTATCCTCAATCACTTGCGCAATCGACTGGCCAGCTCCCTTCCGGTGCAAATGCTCCGCCTCGATGTCATGCCGCTTGAGAAGCGACAGAATGCCACCACCGGGATGATTGTCGACCCTGTGTGCGTCTCCCACGGTGAGGATGGTCACCTTGGCCTTGCCTTCAAGAATATGCATGGCATCGCCCAAGGCCCGTGCGGCAGAACGCTTGCCGTCCCATGCGACAAGGGCATGATCAGCCAAACCCTTTGCTGCATAGCCATCAGGCACCACCAGCACCGGCCGGCCGCTTTGAAGCGCAATCACATCGGGATGAGCGGCCATGAATTCGTCATCCTCATCATCGGAATGATGACCGGTGACAATCAGATCATAGGTTCTGGCAATCTCCGGCAGGGTGAAGCCCTCGCTTGGCATCAGGTCGATATAGTCCGAGCGGTCTGACAGGCCGTGCGCCCTGATCTTCTCGTCGAAACGACGCATCACCTCGGCAACACGCGCCTCCTCGGCGGCATGCAGCGCCTGATGCACATCCTTGGAAACGATGGTGGCAATGCGTCGATCCATTCTGGAACGACCATGGCGTAAAATGCCGGTCAGCCAGGCGTCATGATGCTTGGCCAGTTTGATGGCATGATCCAGCCCACTGCCTTGCGCCTGCTCGCCGCTATAGGCGCACAGAATGCTCTTGATTGTCATCTCTCTCTCCTTTGCATTCTTGCGACTAATGCGTCATTTGATCGGGTAGAAACAGGGCCAGCTGGGGCATCATGATCAGCAGCAGCAAACAGGCCGCCATCGCCAGCCAGAAGGGAAACACGCCCCTGAAAATGGTCGCCATGGGCACATCGGCTGCAACAGCCTTGACCACGAAGACATTGAGCCCGACCGGTGGGGTAATCAGTCCCATTTCAATCACGATCACCGACATGACACCAAACCAGATCGGATCGAACCCGAGCCCGGTGATGATTGGAAAGACGATGGGCAGTGTGACGACAAGCATCGCCAGACCATCGAAAAACATCCCAAGCACGATATAACCCGCAAGGATCAGGAACAGCGTCGAATAGGGGCCGAGCCC
It encodes the following:
- a CDS encoding DUF2849 domain-containing protein, which gives rise to MFVITGNRLLDGGVVFLAPALAWVEDIQQARRYQSDQSAREIAEGLGDVVVNLDVIPVACNDEGLVQPLRLRERIRVGGPTINPFAGIQLERSFTGKPS
- a CDS encoding universal stress protein encodes the protein MTIKSILCAYSGEQAQGSGLDHAIKLAKHHDAWLTGILRHGRSRMDRRIATIVSKDVHQALHAAEEARVAEVMRRFDEKIRAHGLSDRSDYIDLMPSEGFTLPEIARTYDLIVTGHHSDDEDDEFMAAHPDVIALQSGRPVLVVPDGYAAKGLADHALVAWDGKRSAARALGDAMHILEGKAKVTILTVGDAHRVDNHPGGGILSLLKRHDIEAEHLHRKGAGQSIAQVIEDTADEIGAKLIVMGAFEHSKFAHDLFGGVTTEIIKTVGVPVFMAH
- a CDS encoding crotonase/enoyl-CoA hydratase family protein, whose protein sequence is MECNNTVIYEQRDRIAILTLNRPEKLNAINYAMNDCLLMLLEKIEADASLGAVILTGAGERAFSAGGDIHEFTRSIRRGADEAVRDFCRHGQAMTARLEAFPKPIIAAVNGIAYGGGCEITEAAHLAVASERAIFAKPEINIGIPPTFGGTQRLPRLAGRKRALELLLTGDSFSPGRAKELGLVNSVVPHGDLLPAAMDLANRILRHSPLAASRILSAVTRGINLPIDEGLLVEREQFARMCATKDVLEGLDAWIERRPPHYGGQ
- a CDS encoding NAD(P)-dependent oxidoreductase, whose translation is MISLRREIYLRNEPEARQRKDRIADLATLPVFFNLGGRKVVLAGASDGAAWKAELLAAAGAIVHVYSKDPGEELMQLLSEAHSEDRHYIWHRQDWTPDCFNGALLAIGDIEEGEEAERFVASANAAGAVANIIDNPDHCQFQFGSIVNRSPVIISISTGGAAPILGQAIRRRIESLIPPVISDWAKLAQHLRADVLQQFRAGAERRRFWESFVNLAFSGPNTLTASSIEDIINTSTLANASQSGRVTFIDTRHGESDLLPMRAIRALHAADIIVYGDETSPEILELARREARRLSINDVKTHLGEANGDTTTLLEKLAATGKHIVRLVSSVDHAGISLKDEQKALASQNIQTTLIPSIEKPTDRAFGGTLSGET
- a CDS encoding helix-turn-helix domain-containing protein; protein product: MSSPAKPARERIIDAANRLFYQEGIRAVSVDAVAEKAAVTKKTLYYHFKSKDDLITAYLTARDQPNLALFEAWFKAAEGDVGDQVEAIFVALAKASRHPKWKGCGFLRTAAELANMPGHPAMKVGAAHKKTFEFWLAKRLSQADIQQPDATARQIILLLDGAFSVMLVHHDPTYIEEAGRAAKILIHRALPSAD